A DNA window from Dehalococcoidia bacterium contains the following coding sequences:
- a CDS encoding GNAT family N-acetyltransferase — translation MTALITTRTAIEGLRLRPLRFEEIPALAAALQDDVTQAQLEVRWREQELGFREIVVAEIDGQLAGTVSIHEPGDPPRSLHLFALEVGREWRRRGIGTALVDYVVGVARARGLWSVHLEVRADNPARKLYHRAGFRRVGQPFLNGWWRYTGDGSRERVEEVSVRMVKRLRPRGASIRAQVLQ, via the coding sequence ATGACTGCTCTTATCACCACCAGGACTGCAATCGAGGGACTCCGGCTCCGGCCCCTCAGGTTCGAGGAAATTCCCGCCCTGGCCGCCGCCCTGCAGGACGATGTCACCCAGGCCCAGCTCGAGGTCCGCTGGCGCGAGCAAGAGCTCGGATTCCGCGAGATCGTCGTCGCAGAGATCGATGGGCAGCTCGCCGGCACCGTCAGCATTCACGAGCCCGGCGACCCGCCCCGTTCCCTGCATCTCTTCGCCCTCGAGGTCGGCAGGGAGTGGCGCAGGCGGGGGATCGGGACCGCCCTCGTCGATTACGTCGTCGGAGTAGCCCGCGCGCGAGGCTTGTGGTCGGTCCACCTCGAGGTCCGTGCCGACAACCCGGCCCGAAAGCTGTACCACCGTGCCGGCTTCCGGCGTGTCGGGCAGCCGTTCCTGAACGGTTGGTGGCGTTACACCGGCGACGGCAGCCGCGAGCGCGTCGAGGAGGTCTCCGTGCGAATGGTGAAACGCCTCCGCCCTCGAGGCGCCAGCATAAGGGCGCAGGTGCTACAGTAG
- a CDS encoding glycosyltransferase family 2 protein, whose translation MPPEQLLSFVIVSFNAREHLRRCLRSLFRHQRGAFEVVVVDNDSRDGSADMVAREFPAVRLIRSTVNRGFSAGANLGASEARGDVIVFLNPDCELSDDAFSAAAAYLRSHPEAGALGIKIVDPDGRLQLSVRRFPDLTASLFNRYSLLTRLFPGNPLSRRYLMTDWSHDEIAEVDWVSGACLVTTRATLKNVGSFDEGYFWGFEDVDFCQRVHRAGLKVIYFPQTKVTHEIGASARTVPSKALIARHRGMWRYYRAYLARSAPLDVLVFAGIWLRCALMLATGWLRRKLTELRDRAM comes from the coding sequence ATGCCGCCTGAACAGCTGCTTTCGTTCGTCATCGTGAGCTTCAACGCGCGCGAACACCTGCGCCGCTGCCTCCGGTCGCTGTTCCGGCATCAGCGCGGCGCGTTCGAGGTGGTCGTCGTGGACAACGACTCGCGCGACGGCAGCGCCGACATGGTTGCGCGCGAGTTTCCGGCCGTCCGGCTCATCCGAAGCACGGTAAACCGCGGGTTCTCCGCTGGCGCGAACCTCGGCGCCTCCGAGGCCCGCGGAGACGTCATCGTCTTCCTGAATCCGGACTGCGAACTCAGCGATGATGCTTTCAGCGCGGCCGCGGCGTATTTGCGCTCTCACCCGGAGGCAGGCGCCCTGGGCATCAAGATCGTGGACCCGGACGGGCGCCTGCAGCTCTCAGTGCGGCGCTTCCCCGACCTTACGGCTTCCCTGTTCAACCGATACTCCCTGCTCACCCGCCTTTTCCCCGGCAACCCGCTTTCGCGCCGCTACCTCATGACCGATTGGTCCCACGATGAGATCGCCGAGGTGGACTGGGTGTCCGGCGCCTGCCTGGTGACCACGCGCGCCACGCTGAAGAACGTCGGCTCCTTCGACGAGGGGTACTTCTGGGGCTTCGAGGACGTGGACTTCTGCCAGCGAGTCCACCGCGCCGGGCTCAAAGTGATCTATTTCCCGCAGACGAAGGTCACGCACGAGATCGGCGCCAGCGCGCGCACCGTGCCTTCGAAGGCGCTGATCGCGCGGCACAGGGGGATGTGGCGCTACTACCGCGCCTACCTGGCGCGATCTGCCCCACTGGATGTGCTGGTATTTGCCGGCATTTGGCTGCGCTGCGCCCTGATGCTGGCCACGGGCTGGCTGCGCAGGAAGCTCACGGAGCTCCGCGACCGGGCTATGTAA
- a CDS encoding VOC family protein — MEEVSYVRVSPTLPVRDVRKAIEFYQRALGLEQRSVYGDPPTFAIVGAGDVFIQLSLDREGSTAGRAGCYITVTGVERLFERCRAAGADLDSGLAVRDYGMRDFVVHDADENHISVGESVRAA, encoded by the coding sequence GTGGAAGAGGTCTCATACGTTCGTGTCAGCCCGACGCTTCCCGTGCGTGACGTCAGGAAGGCCATCGAGTTCTACCAGAGGGCGCTGGGCCTGGAACAGCGGTCGGTGTACGGCGACCCGCCGACCTTCGCAATCGTCGGCGCCGGCGATGTCTTCATCCAGCTGTCGCTCGACCGTGAGGGGTCGACAGCGGGCCGCGCCGGCTGCTACATCACGGTCACCGGTGTGGAGAGACTCTTCGAGCGCTGCCGGGCCGCTGGGGCCGACCTGGACAGCGGCCTGGCCGTGCGCGACTACGGTATGCGGGACTTCGTAGTGCATGACGCCGACGAGAACCACATCAGTGTGGGCGAGAGCGTGAGGGCGGCGTGA
- a CDS encoding aminoglycoside adenylyltransferase domain-containing protein — translation MITTLDEVAEPARGAVRLLRASLLRGLGDDVAAIWLYGATIFGPRAIDVDLHVLLRQPPGASGSKAIQAAHDTVERENPGIDLDTWYILLDDARKPEPPPNVGPWHPGVRDEHWALHRAHWLAGAVIVVHGLAPQGIVPPPEWQEIEQALRRDAEEAGRVLSGGSPYWTLQLCRILASLETRDVVRSKLDSGAWALERLGPGFAPIIRAAQRYYSGVARPGDLDLIKSGYPAFYEALKRLIDAA, via the coding sequence GTGATTACGACTCTGGATGAGGTCGCGGAACCGGCGCGAGGCGCGGTACGGCTGCTGCGCGCCTCGTTGCTGCGAGGCCTTGGCGACGACGTTGCCGCTATCTGGCTCTACGGCGCCACGATCTTCGGCCCGCGCGCGATCGACGTTGACCTGCATGTCCTCCTGCGACAACCACCGGGAGCAAGCGGCAGCAAGGCGATTCAGGCCGCGCACGACACCGTCGAGCGCGAGAACCCGGGCATCGACCTCGACACCTGGTACATCCTCCTCGACGACGCCCGCAAGCCTGAGCCGCCGCCGAACGTCGGCCCGTGGCACCCGGGCGTCCGGGACGAGCACTGGGCGCTACACCGGGCCCACTGGCTGGCGGGCGCGGTGATCGTTGTGCATGGGCTGGCGCCGCAAGGCATCGTGCCGCCGCCGGAGTGGCAAGAGATCGAGCAGGCCCTGCGGCGCGACGCCGAGGAGGCCGGGCGAGTCCTGAGTGGCGGCTCACCCTACTGGACTCTGCAGCTCTGTCGCATCCTGGCGAGCCTGGAGACCCGGGACGTGGTGCGCTCCAAGCTCGATTCGGGCGCCTGGGCGCTGGAGCGCCTCGGGCCCGGGTTCGCGCCGATCATCCGCGCCGCCCAGCGGTACTACAGCGGCGTGGCGCGCCCTGGAGACCTCGACCTGATCAAGTCCGGCTATCCGGCCTTCTACGAGGCCCTGAAGCGCCTGATCGATGCCGCCTGA
- a CDS encoding NAD+ synthase gives MRTLRVALAQINPTVGNLSGNARLILDYAERARSEGADIVAFPELALPGYPPEDLLLRHSFIEDNLKALRQLAAEIRGLTAVVGFVDFDGDLFNAAAVISDGRVAGVYHKNFLPNYGVFDEMRYFKAGESSQVYEISGARVGVSVCEDIWYPEGPARSQALAGADVIVNINGSPFHHGKRAYRERMVATRAADNAVYLCYVNLVGGQDELVFDGNSMVFDQDGELVARAPSFEEHLLLVDIDLDSLYLGRLHLPLRRSPYIERGDNQVTQVFVSGPREVARAPLARPTLAEPDDLAEVYQALVTGTRDYVHKNGFETVIVGVSGGIDSSLVATIATDALGPEHVIAVSNPSRFSSEGSIADARQLTENLGIRLLIIPIEPAHEAYLQMLSKVFEGTEPGTAEENIQSRIRGNIWMALSNKFGWQPVLTCGNKSEMATGYATLYGDMAGGFAVIKDVPKTLVYRLARYRNEIAGRDLIPKAVLEKPPSAELRPGQLDTDTLPPYEVLDPILQAYVEEDRSIEEIVAMGFDEAVVRKVMRMVDLNEYKRRQAPPGIKITPRAFGRDRRLPITNRYRPW, from the coding sequence ATGAGGACACTAAGGGTCGCCCTGGCGCAGATAAACCCGACGGTCGGGAACCTGAGCGGGAATGCCCGCCTGATCCTCGATTACGCCGAACGGGCGCGGTCCGAGGGCGCCGACATCGTCGCCTTTCCTGAGCTGGCCCTGCCGGGTTACCCGCCAGAGGACCTCCTGCTACGCCACAGCTTCATCGAGGATAACCTCAAGGCGCTGCGGCAACTGGCGGCGGAGATTCGCGGCCTGACCGCCGTGGTCGGCTTCGTCGACTTCGATGGCGACCTGTTCAACGCCGCCGCCGTAATCAGCGATGGCCGCGTGGCCGGCGTCTACCACAAGAACTTCCTGCCGAACTACGGCGTCTTCGACGAGATGCGCTACTTCAAGGCCGGAGAGTCATCGCAGGTGTACGAGATCTCCGGCGCGCGCGTTGGCGTGAGCGTCTGCGAGGACATCTGGTACCCGGAGGGGCCGGCGCGCTCGCAGGCGCTCGCGGGAGCGGACGTCATCGTCAACATCAACGGCTCGCCCTTTCACCACGGCAAGCGGGCCTACCGCGAGCGCATGGTGGCCACCCGCGCCGCCGACAACGCCGTCTACCTCTGCTACGTCAACCTCGTCGGTGGCCAGGACGAGCTGGTCTTCGACGGTAACAGCATGGTCTTCGACCAGGACGGGGAGCTAGTGGCGCGGGCGCCGAGTTTCGAGGAGCACCTGCTCCTGGTCGACATCGACCTCGATTCTCTGTATCTGGGGCGGCTCCACCTGCCCCTGCGGCGCTCGCCTTATATCGAGCGCGGCGATAACCAGGTGACGCAGGTGTTCGTGTCCGGGCCGCGGGAGGTGGCGCGGGCGCCGCTGGCCAGGCCGACGCTTGCCGAGCCCGACGACCTCGCCGAGGTTTACCAGGCGCTGGTGACAGGCACGCGGGACTACGTGCACAAGAACGGCTTCGAGACCGTGATCGTCGGCGTCTCCGGCGGCATCGACTCGAGCCTGGTGGCGACTATCGCCACCGATGCCCTCGGCCCCGAGCACGTCATCGCCGTGTCGAACCCTTCGCGTTTCTCGTCCGAAGGCTCCATCGCGGACGCCCGTCAGCTCACCGAGAACCTCGGCATTCGCCTCCTGATCATCCCGATCGAACCGGCGCACGAGGCCTACCTCCAGATGCTGTCGAAGGTCTTCGAAGGGACGGAGCCCGGCACCGCCGAAGAGAACATACAGTCGCGCATACGGGGCAACATCTGGATGGCGCTTTCGAACAAGTTCGGCTGGCAGCCGGTGCTGACCTGCGGCAACAAGAGCGAGATGGCCACGGGCTACGCGACCCTGTACGGCGACATGGCGGGCGGCTTCGCCGTCATCAAGGACGTGCCGAAGACCCTCGTCTACCGCCTGGCGAGGTACCGGAACGAGATCGCCGGGCGGGACCTGATCCCGAAGGCGGTGTTGGAGAAGCCGCCATCAGCGGAGCTGCGGCCGGGCCAGCTGGACACCGATACGTTGCCACCGTACGAAGTGCTGGACCCGATACTCCAGGCCTACGTCGAGGAGGACCGGAGCATCGAGGAGATCGTGGCGATGGGGTTCGACGAGGCCGTCGTGCGCAAAGTGATGCGCATGGTGGACTTGAACGAGTACAAGCGCCGCCAGGCGCCGCCAGGGATCAAGATAACGCCGCGCGCTTTCGGCCGGGACCGCCGGCTGCCGATCACCAACCGCTATCGCCCCTGGTAG
- a CDS encoding MraY family glycosyltransferase: protein MDPYVAALAAGFLVALACSASLVQVMPRLPASWPLGGLRSAPGRGAQVGGFAVLAAFAAAPFIAAALSDKAAEYFNPKRAEFLGYLGAVSLVFATGVVDDWRAIRPWQKLAGQLVAGSAVFAAGYRFEAIGFPWGGALDLGLLALPATLLWVVFFTNAMNLIDGKDGVATGVSVFAAAAIAAVAADTGHPAVALLCVALAGAGLGFLPLNLPSAPLILGDAGAQAFGFVLATLSIRGATGIEESVFVAVPVLALGFPVLDTLLAATRRVLEGRKPWSGDTDHIHHRLEQLELGPRGVLVALYTLSALFAAAALGTHYADSLLAEAAIFLALAVLVALVLGKLGYLVSMWRSRRLAGVRRRLAGE, encoded by the coding sequence ATGGATCCCTACGTAGCCGCACTCGCCGCAGGCTTTCTCGTTGCCCTCGCTTGCTCGGCTTCGCTCGTGCAGGTCATGCCCCGCCTCCCCGCTTCGTGGCCCCTTGGGGGCTTGCGGTCGGCGCCCGGCCGGGGCGCCCAGGTCGGCGGCTTTGCGGTGCTCGCGGCCTTCGCTGCCGCGCCCTTCATTGCCGCCGCGCTCTCCGACAAGGCAGCGGAGTACTTCAACCCGAAACGCGCGGAGTTCCTGGGCTACCTGGGCGCCGTCTCGCTGGTGTTTGCCACCGGCGTCGTGGATGACTGGCGCGCCATCCGGCCCTGGCAGAAGCTTGCGGGGCAACTCGTGGCCGGCAGCGCCGTTTTCGCGGCCGGCTACCGGTTCGAGGCCATCGGCTTCCCCTGGGGCGGCGCGCTCGACCTCGGCCTCCTCGCCCTCCCGGCGACCCTTCTCTGGGTCGTCTTCTTCACCAACGCGATGAACCTGATCGATGGCAAGGACGGCGTGGCGACCGGAGTCAGCGTGTTCGCCGCCGCGGCTATCGCGGCCGTGGCCGCGGACACCGGGCATCCGGCCGTGGCCCTCCTCTGCGTTGCCCTGGCCGGCGCCGGCCTCGGCTTTCTGCCCCTGAACCTGCCTTCGGCGCCGCTCATCCTCGGTGACGCCGGCGCCCAGGCCTTCGGATTCGTCCTCGCGACTCTCTCCATACGCGGCGCCACGGGCATCGAGGAAAGCGTGTTCGTGGCCGTGCCCGTGCTCGCTCTCGGCTTTCCCGTGCTGGACACCCTGCTCGCGGCGACCAGGCGCGTCCTCGAAGGGCGGAAGCCCTGGAGCGGAGATACGGACCACATCCACCACCGCCTGGAGCAGCTCGAACTTGGCCCGCGCGGCGTCCTGGTCGCCCTCTACACGCTCTCGGCCCTGTTCGCCGCGGCAGCCCTCGGTACCCACTATGCCGATTCGTTGCTCGCGGAAGCAGCGATCTTCCTGGCGCTCGCAGTCCTCGTCGCCCTGGTCCTGGGGAAATTGGGGTATCTCGTGTCCATGTGGCGCAGCCGGAGGCTGGCGGGCGTTCGGCGCCGCCTTGCCGGCGAGTAG